From one Phaeodactylum tricornutum CCAP 1055/1 PHATR_bd_31x35 genomic scaffold, whole genome shotgun sequence genomic stretch:
- a CDS encoding predicted protein, translated as MQICSKRRIDCWCGRPFMPFASKRQAGYLTFSFVVLFPFARSFLLTQPKVHVAMQTESTATTDCDLSFSKSDQPAPLYITIGPPCAGKTTWLQQQQRHSPDYSQVSIDDVSLDDQPDTYVPLNTEYFLTNTANSYPEELRTHCICGKSLAERIQGNDQRELRTVLQRVAGNLTESEFRNAIIGNIVGMDHCESTTSKSVQTLLVNAVERCMQDQTMVALLPQTVDLFVRERIFRRDGTHSTTGLESSEKALYACPIDRPVAWGNTNTRPSDYRMALVMAASTRRPVRFVVYSDKKALLRILNNSEMDLADKVPQELFGLQATLPELIDRNVNRLLTSGRYVPVSVIRDMHERSLELLQKVVHGWNSLSRNHSNNSKLTAFDLDRGLARLVDFDLLADRTVVDLRTAVGNEAVLIHGLVVNRQSPYGMAQLIPEEHGWTRHLPDLLTEKSVDREVKRAFSTWRKTEGFMPTFDFYVWMGTGGTCTPLHFDSYDNLFMQLVGAKYVRLYPRDATLKLYVSTSGAYGLQGIMNDLDCEREDWAVHGKARDAEYTEVLLLPGDALLISARTWQYVRALSTSLSVNNWF; from the exons ATGCAAATCTGTTCTAAGAGAAGGATTGACTGTTGGTGCGGACGACCTTTCATGCCTTTTGCTAGCAAGCGACAAGCTGGCTACCTGACCTTTTCTTTCGTGGTACTCTTTCCTTTCGCGCGTAGCTTTTTGTTGACGCAGCCCAAGGTCCACGTTGCAATGCAAACGGAAAGCACTGCgactactgactgtgatttgaGTTTTTCAAAATCGGACCAACCGGCGCCCTTGTATATTACGATTGGACCACCCTGCGCCGGCAAGACTACCtggctgcaacaacaacaaaggcacAGTCCGGACTACTCGCAAGTCTCCATTGATGATGTGTCGCTGGATGACCAGCCAGACACATATGTACCACTGAATACGGAATATTTTCTCACCAACACAGCCAATTCCTATCCCGAAGAGCTACGTACGCACTGTATTTGTGGCAAGTCTTTGGCGGAACGAATCCAGGGAAATGATCAACGAGAGCTCCGAACCGTGCTTCAAAGAGTAGCGGGGAATTTGACAGAATCGGAATTTCGCAATGCCATCATCGGCAATATCGTGGGGATGGATCACTGCGAATCTACTACATCGAAATCTGTACAAACCTTACTAGTCAACGCAGTGGAACGCTGTATGCAGGACCAGACTATGGTGGCACTGCTGCCACAGACGGTAGACCTTTTTGTGCGGGAGCGCATATTCCGACGTGACGGAACCCACTCTACAACTGGACTGGAATCGTCTGAAAAAGCGCTATACGCATGCCCAATCGACCGACCAGTGGCATGGGGCAACACCAACACGCGGCCGAGTGACTACCGGATGGCTCTCGTTATGGCAGCCTCCACCCGCCGACCTGTCCGCTTTGTAGTCTACAGTGACAAAAAGGCGCTACTCCGTATTCTGAACAATTCAGAAATGGACCTGGCGGACAAGGTTCCGCAAGAACTTTTTGGGCTTCAGGCAACACTGCCAGAGCTCATAGATCGGAACGTGAATCGATTGCTGACCTCCGGTCGGTACGTTCCCGTGTCGGTAATTCGCGACATGCACGAGCGGTCTTTAGAGCTGTTACAGAAAGTGGTACACGGGTGGAACTCACTTTCAAGAAATCACAGTAACAACTCGAAGCTGACGGCGTTCGATTTGGATCGGGGTTTGGCCCGACTGGTAGATTTTGACCTTTTGGCCGATCGAACCGTGGTTGACTTGCGAACC GCAGTCGGAAACGAAGCAGTTTTGATCCACGGTCTCGTCGTCAACCGCCAGAGCCCGTACGGAATGGCGCAACTCATTCCAGAGGAACACGGATGGACACGCCACCTACCAGACTTGTTGACGGAGAAAAGTGTGGACCGCGAAGTCAAGAGAGCGTTTTCAACCTGGCGCAAGACAGAAGGATTTATGCCAACTTTTGACTTTTACGTGTGGATGGGCACGGGCGGTACCTGCACACCGTTACATTTTGATTCGTACGACAATCTGTTTATGCAACTGGTGGGAGCGAAGTATGTGCGCCTGTATCCTCGCGACGCAACGCTTAAGCTATACGTGAGCACGTCGGGTGCATATGGGTTGCAAGGCATCATGAATGACCTGGACTGTGAGCGGGAAGATTGGGCAGTGCACGGCAAGGCTCGGGACGCCGAGTATACAGAAGTGCTGCTCCTGCCAGGTGATGCCTTGCTCATTTCCGCTCGTACGTGGCAGTACGTTCGTGCCTTGAGCACGTCCCTCAGTGTCAACAACTGGTTTTGA